The DNA segment AGAGTGAGAGAAGAAATCTGAGATATAAcataccagttagcctaacatctgttgtcaggaaattactagagtcaataattaaggatagggtaacAACAActtgaaaattttcagttgatcagaaagagccagtatggatttgtaaaggctAAATCTGATtgtattttttgaagaggtgactaaagttgtGAACAGGGGAATGTCAATGGATGTTAATTATACGGACTTCCAGATGGCATTTGTTAAAGTCCCTTATAAGAGACTGTTACTATAAATTGAAgcacatggaattgaaggcaaattattaacctggttaggaaattgagtGAACGACAAGAGACAGAGTGTAGGGATAAAGGACAAGTACTCTAATTGACAGTGGCGTCCTGTGAGGATGTgttttggggcctcaattattcactgtaTTCAATGACTTAAGATACTTATGATGATAGGATAGAAAGTCACACAACCAAATTggttgacacaaaaataggcagtatTGTAAGCAGTGCAGATAGAAGCGCAAcattacaaagggatattgatagattaagtgaatgggcaaaactggcaaatggattttaatgtaggcaaatgtgccatcatccactttggacctaaagaggatagaacagggtacttcctaaatggtgaaaagctagaacagTGGAGATACAAAGAAAAATGAGTGTCCAGGTACATATATCATTTATTTTCTGTATATGTTCATGACATTTCCATCtatgtaacatcgcccgacttaccccacccctgtctcagctcatctgctgctaaaacttcattcatgtcttcgttacatctagacttgactatttcaatgcactgctggctggtctcccacattataccttctaaatttgaggtcattcaaaactgctgcccgtgtcttaactcgctcaAAGTCCTTTTCACCTATtattcctgtgcttgctgacctacttgCTTACTCCTgtcaagcaacatcttaattttaagtttctcatccttgtttttgaatccctccatggccttgcccctctctatcgttgaaatctcctccagccccataactgagatatctatgctcatctaatgctggccttttgaacatccctgattttaatcgctctaccattaatagccatgccttcagctgcctcaaccccaagatctggaattccgtccctacacctctctgcctctaccttgctttcctcctttaagacacttcttaaaacctacctctttgaccaagcttttggtcatctgacctaatgtctccttaaTCTGTTTGTGTCctattttgttttagaatgctcctatgaagcgccttggaatgttttattacgttaaaggtcctATATAtgttacaaacatatgaacatacgaattaggagtaggcccctcgagtctgctccgccattcaataagttcatggctgaactgattactccacatttccatctacccccgataaccttccacccccttgcttatcaagaatctatctacttctgccttaaaaatattcaaagactctgcttccaccgccttttgaggaagagaattccaaagactcacgaccctcagcgaaaaaaattctcctcatctctgtcttaaatggttgtTTTGCATGTAGAGGTATTTTCTAacatcactcctgaaagatctggcttttAACTTTTAGACTGTACCCCTAGTCttagactccccaactagtggaaatactttctatctaccctatctgattCCCCTTAATATCCTGCAAACTTGAACCAAATCACCCCTTAtacatctaaattccagggaatacatttttaatatttgtcagttccgaagaagggtccctgacccgaaacgttaactctgcttctctttccacagatgctgccagacctgctgagtggttccagcatttcttgtttttatttcagatttccagcatccgcagtattttgcttttacccttaACTGTATAGTGGCTTCATCGGAAATGCACAAATATACACCCATATGTATAACAGCTTTTGAAAATGGGAATGTGCTTACAAACCACAtccttcccccaaccccccccaaaaATCTAGGTTTTACAAATGGGGCACATGCTAGATATTGACTGGGCCACATTTAAATTGTGCCAGTTTTGAGTGCCCTATGATAGGAAAAATTGCAAGAacatggagagagtacagaagagatttaactAGGTTAATGCCAGGGGTTAAAAGCTTTTGTTAGGAGACTGGAAAAACTGGGGGCTCTTTTCACTAGAATGTAGAAGATTGAGGAGATTTCAAAGAGGTCAAAAgcacttacgaacatacgaattaggagcaggccacacagcccctcgagcctgctctgccatagcgtcatacagcactgaaacaggcccttcagcccaccgagtctgtgccgaccaacaaccacccatttatgctaatctgacattaatcccatattccctaccaaaggataatccaggaaattataggctggtgggccttatgtcagtggtagggaaattattagagaggattcttcgggactcaatttactcccatctggaaacaaatgagcttattagcgagaggcagcatggttttgtgaaggggaggtcgtgtctcaccaacttgagttttttgaggaagtgatgaagatgattggtgaaggaagggcagtggatgttgtctttatggatttcagcaaagcctttgacaagatccctcatggcagattggtacaaaaggttaagtcacatgggatcagaggtgagctggcaagatggatacagaactggctcggtcatagaagacagagggtagcagtggaagggtgcttttctgaatggagggctgtgactagtggtgttccgcagggatcagtgctgggacctttgctgtttgtattatatataaatgatttggaggaaaatgtaactggtctgattagtaagtttgcggacgacacaatggttggtggagttgatgatagtgatgaggattgtcagaggatacagcaggatattgatctgggcgtacaggtccacaggtcactgaaagtggcaatgcaggtggataaggtagtcaagaaggcatacggcatgcttgctttcatcgatcggggcatagagtataaaaattggcaagtcatgctgcagctgtacagaactttagttaggccacacttagaatattgcgtgcaattctggtcgccacactaccagaaggacgtggaggctttggagagggtacagaagaggtttaccaggatgttgcctggtctggagggcattagctatgaggcgaggttggataaacttggattgttttcactggaacgacggaggtggaggggcaacatgataagaggtttacaaagttatgagcggcatggacagagtggatagtcagaagcttttccccagggtggaagagtcagttactaggggacataggtttaaggtgcgaggggcaaagtttagaggggatgtgcgaggcaagttctttacacagagggtggagagtgcctggaacttgttgccgggggaggtggtggaagcaggtatgatagcgacgtttaagaagcatcttgacaaatacatgaataggatgggaatagtgggatacggtccccggaagtgcagaaggttttagtttagacaggcatcaagatcggcgcaagcttggagggccgaatggcctgttcctgtgctgtactgttctttgttcaaatccccaccattctcctaccacctacctacactaggggcaatttacaatggccaatttacctatcaacctgcaagtctttggctgtgggaagaaatgtGCATTAATTTTTGTTAAACTAGGCAAGCAACTTGACCACTATTGGTTGACTAAAATTCTTGATCCATACAAATTTCCACTAATTTAATCATGGATGATATTGACAAGGAAAGCATGCCCAGAGACAAGGTACTGGATTGTGTTGTTGATCAAGTCCTGTTTGTCATCACGGTATATTTATTACAAGCCTTTTATGTTAATGTCATACCAATACAAAGTCTACACTCATACTTCCCAATGTGACTCAAAGCACTACAATCAAAAAGGAAGATTTAATTCTGGTATTGAAGTAAATGGCAGCACTCAAACATCGTCTTCAAAAGAAAGTGTTCACATGCCATCAGATAGTTATGTCACTGACATGCGCAACATTACTATCATATGTGTTACCAATTTTGCAGTTGGTATAAACCAAAGGTTTGCCATTGTTTTGTATATCTAATGTAGTGGGCAAATGTCTTTAGAAGCAGATTTTACCCTAAGATACTTTGCCTTACGATTGGTTGCATGTTTCTAGTCTTTTTTTCCCTATAAACGGCAATGCACCAAACATTGCATAGATGGGTGCTATAGTTCTTTAGAAGCGAATATAAAAAATCTGGATTCAGATTCCCATCGATTTTCATATCTCTCATGTTGATGCCAACAAATCTTGGGACTGCTGGTTTATGGTTTATCCACGAATGAGGCAAAAGTGCTCAATACAGTTCTTTCCAACACTCCAGCAGACAAAATTCAAACAAGAAAATCAGCAAATAGAGAGGATTTGCCAGGACCCGAAGGCCACAAGTTGCAGTAGGTCCTTGCCTGAACTTGAGCCATTTAGAGGAGCTTTTTTTCCTTAATTATATCAATAGTACAATTGTAGAGATAAACGTGGCTTGCATAAATCCAGATGACATTTTTGAAGAAACGACTAATTGAATCAAAAATACAGAACATAATTGTGCAGACTTCCCAGCTTTTGAGTATATaaaataattctgggaagtgaaatGAAGAGTATCCGGTACCATCCTGTCCCAGGTCAGAGACAATGCTTGGCTGCTatagaaaaacagaaaatggttgATATTGATTAAAGACGGATTGTAGTAAacgtgagagagagaagagcataATAGTTATTCCCTGCACGAATGACTTCAGCAAAAACAACCTACTATAAGAAGTTTACCAATCCATTGAAGATTTCCATTTCGATGGAAAGGGCGAGGtggtggcggaggggggggggtggagggaggaggcTGTAAAAAAAAGACTAATGTAGTGGTATAAATTGCCCTTCAAAAATATAGACAATTCTGAATAATGCACCAGTCTATAAGCATTGTAAGCTGAAATTACTGATGCATTCTAGATATATTTTGCAAATAAAAAAAACCTGATAACATATTAATACATTACAATATTAAACTGCAATTAAGTTCAAATTACCATGCTAATTTTGATCGAGTTATTAAAGTAATAACATTGCCTGGATAATCCTGGTGAATACAGCAATGTACCTCAAAAATATCTCTTCCATGGATGAAGATTTATGATTAACTGAAAACTACATACTGTCAGTTTGGATTGTAAAGCATATTTCTCTTTCAGGGGATATGCTGCCATTTCACATTAATCAGCAAGCATGCCTCTGTCTTACCTACATATCTATACAAAAATCTGCTGGCTATAAGGTTGGCAAAGACCAAGACAACAACAATGGGACCCTACTAGTTATGGTATTGGATTAGCAATCCAAAGATTGAGACTTCAATTCCCTCATGTGAAGCTGAATTCTGTTAATCTGATAATAACCGTGAAAGCTCCCATTTTATTGTAAAAACCCAAGTCGTTCACTAAGGTCTATCAAGGAAGGAAACATGCCACCCCTACCCAGCCTGACCTACAAATGAATCCAGTCCCACACTGAATGCTTACAGGTTACATGGAGCAGGTTGTATGTTAGACAGTTCTTCTTTTCCCCGGAGAACAGTGGACCCTTGGAACAGGTTGTCAACTCATGTGATGAATGTTGGTTCATTCAAGAGAAAGATGGATCCATTTCTGGTTGGCGATCACCTCGTTCAAGAGGTAATGGCGTTAAACAACAATTGAGTTCCAGTGTCTACAATACATGCATCCCTGCAATATAAGGGTCAATGtaatctcctggactagttttcctGATCGTCCAGAGAAATCAGAACGGAATTTTCCAGATTTCACCCTCCCACCAGCATCAGGCCTGAGTTTTTACTTGGACTTTCACCTCCCCCCCGGAGATTATGTGGTTCCAGGTGGGAAGGGTAGGGAGTGTCTGTATCATGATGCTAGGCATCACAATTATAGGGAACAGGCTAGATGAACCAGTGGATCTTTTCATGTCCATCCTTTTCATATATGTactacatggttgactcttaaggaCATCAGGGCAACTagaaatggacaataaatgtggccttgccagcattgcccatGTCCCAAGGAAAAAATAGACAAATAAGATTAGGCAACAGGCACTCTTAGTGCTTAGTGATGCAGAGCAGAACAACCACCAAATGTTGTCCTCAACACTCTGAACATCAGTCTTTAAACAATTAAATAATGCATTAGAAAATTTAAATTATTAGGAAATGTATCAAGAGATAAGGAACCTCGATATTTTGTTCTCATTATACAACTGCACAGCCTATCATTAATTGGAAATACAATCCATTTAAACTTGTACTAAATAGATAACATGTTGATCAGTTGCATAGGATATTAAAGAAAATTAAATGCTAGCTTTTTGTATTAAACGAAGGCTTAGAACAGTTGAAAGCATGTGCTGCACATTTAGTAGTAGTGCAATGGGTAGCTTGAATGTGAAGAGATTATATCAGTCATAATGCAAGTTAACTTGATAGGTTGTGCGTTGTTTACTGACAAATGGAAAATCGTAATCTAACATTTGTTGGCTATTACATACAAAGACTTTTCTGTGTACTGAACTCATACCCATTCAATGCAACTTAGGTAGCAAATTACTAAGTCTTTTTCCTGTAAGATACCATACTTCAGCAAATGAACTATATCATGATAATTTCACCAAAAAGGATAAAAGATTTTCACCCATTACAACTCAAGTGGGTAATACTACTCTGTACCAATGATCATCTTGAAACACTAAACAGGAAGAGTTTTAAACAATCATGTTTGCAACACAAAAAGAGAAAAGTTTATTTCAACAGAATAATCTACACAAGAAAATTCAGAGTATTCCATAGGAAAAAAAAGGTGCATTGTGTTGCATGAAAAAGTACTTGATACTAAGTGTAACAATGTTTCAAAATGCATGATACATTAATTAGCATATAATCCATTATTTCTTATACTACCTTTAATATAAAGGAGGAATGAGGCCAACAGCTGGTTCCATCACTCTTCAACTTCCAGAGAAGTATCTACTTAAGCATAAAGAAAAATAAGGGTGCTAAATAAAATGTATTTTGTAATAAGTGATGTTTCACAAAGAGCAGGCATTCCAATAAAATTCCATAAGCCAAATGATCTTCTAAAATCATGTTTTATAATACAAAAAGTTCTAAACACATCCCTGCTGTTCTGTCATCTTACAACTACTACCAAACAGACTAATTCAATATTAGACAAATACAAAGTCCTGCCAATTTTAGGGGATTTAATCACAACAGTCTCCGAGAAACTTCACTTTTACATATATTCATACATACAATGATTCAACAACAACATCCTTAGTTTATTATTTAAACATTTAAGTATACAAATTACTATGGTCCTTACCACATTGCGAAGAGGTTATGTTAGTCCATTTCAAACCCAACCATCCAGTATGGCAGGAAAACACCTAGAAAAGAAACTGTCAAAAAATGTAAACAGCAACTTGTAATTAAACATTTCAAACATTAACTGTCAACCCGTTCGTGTTTATATACTTAAAAATCATAGCATTAATTAAACATAACTATTCAGAAAAAATGTTTTTCTTTGCACTGTCCAACACTTATGTTCCCGTTTCAGTTTAGTTTTCTTTTAAGCAAAATGTATTACACTAGTCCTTCGTTCCAGATAAATAGCCGTCAAAGGGAAGAAAAAACAAAATAATGTAGTTAAGGAAATGGCAGCAACTTGACCCTACATTTTGAGCGACGAAGATGCACTTTGTGCACACCTGGAACAGAATTCAATCGAGACGTGGCTCTGATCCACATGCAGACAAACTCCTCCAATGGTGCCTTCCTCCTCTTCGGATTTCAGCCGTTTCCCAGGAATGGCGTAGTCGTGATCGTGTCCATCGGTGCCTCCAGAGAGAGAGGAGCTCAGCTTCATACCATCCAAGCCACTCAGCCTGTTCAACAGCCGCGCCAAGCTGCTCTGGTTGGCGAGCACTGCTCGCAGGTAGCGAGACTCCTCCTGCAGCTCATCCAGCCACCGGCTCAACCGCTGGTTCTCGGCCCGAAGCTCCCGGTTCTCGGCCTGCAGGCCACTGGCGCGCAGCTCCAAGCCCGCTCCATACTCCTTCTTCTTCAGTCTGTTTAAACGGGCCGCCGTCGCCGCAGCGTTCCTGTTCTTCGCAGGCACTCTGTGGCGGTCTGACGGTTGCTCGGGGGTAGGCGGTAACGTGTCCGAGGGCCCCGAGCTGGGGGACGTGTCATCCCCATTGGCTCCCATCAGAAGGCTATTTTCAGGCGACAGGGGCCTTAATGCGACATCATTCAACCCCGGAAGGCCCAGATCACCATCCTCAATTTCAACCAAGTCCCAGTTAAAGTCCCAGAGCTCGACACCTGTGCTCCCGAAAAAACCCACTTCCTTCCCCGATTGGTTACTGGAGAAACTCGCCGGGACCTCTTCAGACTGTGTCATAAAGGTGCCGCTCTGACTACCAGACATCGCGGGAACCTCACAAAGCGTCAATGAACAGCCGCGTGCGCAGGATCCGAGCCgcgaaatgtcacaaacactacccGAACGGAACCGGAAAtcactccaacaacaacaacaacttgaatttacacAACGCCTTGGGGGATGGGGGAAAATCAAGGAGCGAGTTGGAGAAAGGAAAGGAAGGATCGGGAGTAA comes from the Heterodontus francisci isolate sHetFra1 chromosome 6, sHetFra1.hap1, whole genome shotgun sequence genome and includes:
- the crebzf gene encoding CREB/ATF bZIP transcription factor; the encoded protein is MSGSQSGTFMTQSEEVPASFSSNQSGKEVGFFGSTGVELWDFNWDLVEIEDGDLGLPGLNDVALRPLSPENSLLMGANGDDTSPSSGPSDTLPPTPEQPSDRHRVPAKNRNAAATAARLNRLKKKEYGAGLELRASGLQAENRELRAENQRLSRWLDELQEESRYLRAVLANQSSLARLLNRLSGLDGMKLSSSLSGGTDGHDHDYAIPGKRLKSEEEEGTIGGVCLHVDQSHVSIEFCSRCFPAILDGWV